One region of Patescibacteria group bacterium genomic DNA includes:
- a CDS encoding GIY-YIG nuclease family protein produces the protein MTRSLIKREWEHKNKLNKDSFTAKYNINKIVYYEVFDYIQNAIAREKQIKNLLRRKKIELIEGENKNWDDIMVNI, from the coding sequence GTGACAAGAAGTTTAATAAAACGTGAATGGGAACATAAAAACAAGTTAAATAAAGACAGTTTTACGGCTAAATATAATATTAATAAAATAGTATATTATGAAGTTTTTGACTACATTCAGAATGCCATCGCGAGGGAGAAGCAGATAAAAAATTTACTTAGAAGAAAAAAGATTGAATTAATTGAAGGAGAAAATAAAAATTGGGATGATATAATGGTAAATATATAA
- a CDS encoding glycosyltransferase family 39 protein, with translation MKNIFKNKSFIYGAIVVLFSFVFFFAVSSFNFTTQDSNFVKWLSPDETANYILTKLYGQEGTLTIYEKFNLYVDDVMRPRSFRSDHGEIKPVSFLGIILIFGTIVKFTTFKIIPYLTPLFASIGIIYYYLLIKKLFNKNIALVSSILLVFFPVYTYYSARSMFHNVLFTVFLVIGFYYSLMMVDGHSKKKNNAKWWQVVSKLNNFWIPAFARMTKAKVETHPAHTGTPLERGIFKRFKKWTVSWFKEFVSFPKYKNFLYLFYSALTGFFVGLAVIVRTSELMWIAPIFIILWIFNFRKVGLLKLLIFVGFLLLAMLPMFYYNTILYSNPLLGGYSEMNQSIINIKEASSDIVKSTLSGEVSKARGPLETLKDSFFYFGLQPRQSFHRFQHYFVYMFPLIFWPALLGGFIFLYRAIENWRKKYFLYILSYFTISFILIIYYGSWGFTDNPDPNSFTIGNSYTRYWLPVYLGAFPMVSILVLSVGQFIAWPFSQKLKVTKFLNYRIRKDYIKWGIVAIFLAVVSFTSIQFVLYGSEEGLIYVAQKQVKASAEARKVLDLTEGNSVIITLYHDKLLFPERKVVVGLFDDKAMVERYSRMVKHLPVYYYNFTLPEKDVEYLNSRRLAEFDLRIEEVQRVTGDFTLYRIVKSEKVKDERIENIQTK, from the coding sequence ATGAAAAACATTTTTAAAAATAAATCTTTTATCTATGGCGCAATAGTTGTCCTGTTTTCGTTTGTTTTCTTTTTTGCTGTAAGTAGTTTTAATTTTACCACTCAAGATAGTAATTTTGTTAAATGGCTATCACCAGATGAGACTGCTAATTATATTTTGACGAAACTTTATGGTCAGGAGGGGACTTTGACTATTTATGAAAAGTTTAATCTTTATGTTGATGATGTGATGCGACCGAGGAGTTTTCGAAGCGATCATGGGGAAATAAAGCCAGTCTCTTTTTTGGGTATTATTTTAATTTTTGGGACAATAGTGAAGTTTACAACTTTTAAAATAATTCCTTATCTTACTCCACTTTTTGCCTCTATCGGAATTATTTATTATTATCTCCTGATTAAGAAACTTTTTAACAAAAATATTGCCCTAGTTTCTAGTATTCTTTTGGTATTTTTCCCAGTCTATACTTACTATAGCGCTAGAAGTATGTTTCATAATGTTTTGTTTACGGTTTTTCTTGTGATTGGATTTTATTATTCTTTGATGATGGTGGACGGCCATTCTAAGAAGAAAAATAATGCAAAATGGTGGCAAGTTGTTTCTAAATTAAATAATTTCTGGATCCCCGCATTCGCGAGGATGACAAAAGCAAAAGTAGAAACACACCCCGCCCATACGGGCACCCCTCTCGAGAGGGGAATATTTAAAAGATTTAAAAAATGGACAGTAAGTTGGTTTAAAGAATTTGTTTCCTTCCCAAAATATAAAAACTTTTTATATCTTTTCTATTCAGCACTCACCGGCTTCTTTGTTGGTTTGGCTGTGATTGTTCGGACGTCTGAATTGATGTGGATTGCTCCTATTTTTATTATTTTATGGATTTTTAATTTTAGGAAAGTGGGATTATTAAAATTATTAATTTTTGTTGGTTTTCTTCTTTTGGCCATGCTCCCGATGTTTTATTATAATACGATATTATATTCCAATCCATTGCTTGGTGGATATTCGGAAATGAATCAGTCTATTATAAATATCAAAGAAGCTAGTTCTGATATAGTTAAATCAACATTGAGTGGAGAAGTTTCGAAAGCCAGAGGACCTCTTGAAACACTTAAAGATAGCTTTTTCTATTTTGGTTTGCAACCAAGACAAAGTTTCCATCGTTTCCAACATTATTTTGTATATATGTTTCCCCTAATTTTTTGGCCAGCACTGCTTGGTGGTTTTATTTTCCTCTACAGAGCAATTGAAAATTGGCGCAAAAAATATTTCCTATATATTTTGTCTTATTTTACTATTTCTTTTATCTTAATTATTTACTATGGGTCTTGGGGCTTCACTGATAACCCAGACCCAAATAGTTTTACAATTGGTAACTCCTACACTCGTTATTGGCTCCCAGTTTATCTAGGTGCTTTTCCAATGGTTTCAATATTGGTGTTATCAGTCGGACAATTTATTGCTTGGCCATTTTCACAAAAACTTAAGGTTACTAAATTTTTAAATTATCGAATTAGAAAAGACTATATAAAATGGGGGATTGTGGCTATTTTCCTTGCAGTTGTTTCATTTACTTCAATCCAGTTTGTTTTGTATGGCTCTGAAGAAGGGTTGATTTATGTTGCTCAAAAGCAGGTGAAGGCAAGCGCTGAGGCGAGAAAAGTTCTAGACCTAACTGAAGGTAATTCTGTGATAATTACTCTCTATCATGACAAGCTTTTATTTCCTGAAAGAAAAGTTGTTGTTGGGCTTTTTGATGACAAGGCAATGGTTGAAAGGTATTCTAGGATGGTTAAACATTTGCCTGTTTATTATTATAATTTTACTTTGCCAGAGAAGGATGTTGAATATTTAAATTCAAGGAGGTTGGCTGAGTTTGATTTGAGGATTGAAGAGGTCCAGAGAGTTACTGGTGATTTTACGCTGTATAGAATAGTTAAAAGTGAAAAGGTGAAAGATGAAAGGATAGAAAACATCCAAACTAAATAA
- a CDS encoding glycosyltransferase family 1 protein, producing the protein MDNKKHKRIGIDARFYGPVGKGLGRYTQEVVDNLLNIDGYNEYVIFLCKENFDSFKTNNPRARKVLADVRWYTMLEQILMPYYIWREKIDLMHFHHFNVPLFCPTKFVVTIHDLILIKFPSLRATKLSPLLYKIKNKAYRLSLDLAIKKSKKIIAVSEFTKKDILENFSIDSDKVIVTLEGVSQRLIEGESAPENIIKTLDKYKIEKPYLLYVGNAYPHKNLEWLMDVYYRELGDLKIDLVLVGKEDYFFKRLKEIKLKNEPNGSDGKKTIFPGYVPDDELQYLFQGAMAYVFPSKYEGFGIPPLEAMANDCPVISSNAASMPEVLGDAVKYFNPENREELVELIKIIFNNPAIREGLVEKGREQIKKYSWVSCAEETKEVLDML; encoded by the coding sequence ATGGATAATAAAAAACATAAAAGAATAGGCATTGATGCTCGTTTCTATGGACCAGTTGGAAAGGGACTTGGTCGTTACACTCAAGAGGTTGTTGATAATCTTTTGAATATTGACGGGTACAATGAATATGTTATTTTTTTGTGCAAAGAAAATTTTGATTCTTTCAAGACTAATAATCCTCGCGCAAGGAAAGTGTTAGCTGACGTTCGATGGTATACTATGTTAGAGCAAATTTTGATGCCTTATTATATCTGGCGTGAAAAAATTGATTTAATGCATTTTCATCATTTTAATGTTCCCTTATTTTGTCCTACAAAATTCGTGGTGACAATTCATGATCTTATTTTAATAAAATTTCCAAGTCTGCGAGCCACCAAACTTTCTCCACTTTTGTATAAAATAAAAAATAAAGCATACAGGCTTTCTCTGGATTTGGCTATAAAAAAATCAAAAAAAATTATTGCCGTTTCAGAATTTACAAAAAAGGATATTCTGGAAAACTTTTCCATTGATTCTGATAAGGTAATTGTCACCCTTGAAGGAGTTTCACAAAGATTGATTGAAGGGGAGTCAGCTCCAGAAAACATTATAAAAACACTAGATAAATACAAGATAGAAAAGCCTTATCTTTTGTATGTTGGGAATGCCTATCCCCACAAAAATCTTGAATGGTTAATGGATGTTTACTACAGAGAATTGGGCGACCTAAAAATTGACTTAGTTCTTGTCGGTAAAGAAGATTATTTTTTCAAGAGGTTAAAAGAGATTAAGTTGAAAAACGAGCCGAATGGATCTGATGGTAAAAAAACAATTTTTCCTGGTTATGTTCCAGATGATGAGCTTCAATATTTATTTCAAGGGGCGATGGCTTATGTGTTCCCGTCAAAGTATGAAGGGTTTGGAATACCACCGTTAGAGGCCATGGCTAATGACTGTCCAGTTATAAGCTCGAACGCAGCAAGCATGCCAGAAGTCCTGGGTGATGCAGTTAAATATTTTAATCCAGAAAATAGAGAAGAGTTAGTGGAATTGATTAAAATAATATTCAATAATCCAGCGATAAGAGAAGGTTTGGTAGAAAAAGGAAGGGAGCAGATAAAAAAATATTCTTGGGTATCTTGTGCTGAAGAGACGAAGGAAGTTTTAGATATGTTGTAG
- a CDS encoding prepilin-type N-terminal cleavage/methylation domain-containing protein — protein MKNQKGFSLIELCLVVGILVILASIVVPQYSRYKERNEREKAINSDNLYVKAGTAVGVVSYIDKDGEKTDLEITIVIDTAKHLPSGKLLTLSGGKFEFNTTALLFIEVSAQ, from the coding sequence ATGAAAAATCAAAAAGGATTTTCTTTGATTGAGCTATGTCTTGTTGTGGGTATTTTAGTTATTTTAGCTTCTATTGTTGTTCCTCAATATTCTAGGTATAAGGAAAGAAATGAGCGAGAAAAAGCAATAAACAGCGATAATCTTTATGTAAAAGCAGGAACCGCCGTGGGGGTTGTTAGCTATATCGATAAAGATGGTGAAAAAACTGATTTAGAAATTACTATTGTAATTGATACTGCTAAGCATTTGCCTTCTGGAAAACTCCTTACTCTAAGTGGTGGTAAATTTGAGTTTAATACCACAGCACTTCTATTTATCGAAGTAAGCGCTCAATAA